Proteins from a genomic interval of Phlebotomus papatasi isolate M1 chromosome 3, Ppap_2.1, whole genome shotgun sequence:
- the LOC129806053 gene encoding U6 snRNA phosphodiesterase 1, translating to MLVDYSSSDEETEDGNEQKSTESTNTKDLRPNKLPSAVELLGNITKSAHEDIPEEHDGRIRSFAHERGIWATFCYIPFDLSESIQHLQKSIKNSVRKNLNLELCEAQELHVSLTKTVILRHHWIESFVASLEKKFRNIRKFPLHLNSLKIYCNEEKTRTFVGLTSSEEFFAYLSKLVKHCDEVLKEFNLECFYREMSFHVSILWIVGDHRETLCELEEDFREHFLDVLGENFPDFSTQVEKIHCKSGNKLHTFTLK from the exons ATGCTTGTGGATTACAGCTCATCCGACGAGGAGACAGAAGATGGGAATGAGCAGAAAAGCACAGAATCAACAAATACAAAAGA CCTACGACCAAATAAACTTCCATCGGCTGTGGAATTGCTTGGAAATATCACCAAAAGTGCCCATGAGGACATCCCGGAGGAGCATGACGGGAGAATAAGGAGTTTTGCCCATGAAAGAGGCATTTGGGCTACTTTCTGTTACATCCCAT ttGATCTCAGTGAAAGCATCCAACATCTCCAgaagtcaataaaaaattccGTCCGGAAGAATCTCAATCTGGAGTTGTGTGAAGCACAAGAACTCCATGTGAGTCTGACAAAAACTGTTATACTTCGACATCACTGGATTGAGTCCTTCGTTGCGTCCCTCGAGAAGAAGTTCAGGAACATTCGTAAATTCCCACTTCATCTCAATTCCTTGAAGATCTACTGCAACGAAGAGAAGACAAGGACTTTTGTGGGATTGACCAGTTCTGAGGAGTTTTTCGCGTATCTAAGCAAATTGGTAAAACATTGTGATGAAGTTCTGAAGGAATTCAATTTGGAATGCTTCTATCGCGAAATGTCCTTTCACGTCAGCATCCTCTGGATCGTTGGGGATCATCGAGAGACTCTTTGTGAACTAGAAGAGGACTTTCGGGAGCATTTTTTGGACGTATTGGGAgaaaattttcccgatttttcCACTCAAGTTGAAAAAATTCATTGCAAAAGCGGAAATAAATTGCACACTTTTACTTTGAAGTGA
- the LOC129806025 gene encoding maestro heat-like repeat-containing protein family member 1 — METSNEGRNRIKGYTSLVGSINNLLETLDKDESVRNSIENSIIRIADHSPNEVLQSIYDFRQRQTKLSEVNVSTILRIVEHVTCTTKAQECLNEATIQRISEMCIVDLVKMPDVCPMVQKPALESLVALGRKNCDVVMENLMRQMQHGQVTHFMVLHSMGQLATANPMGIVNFLKHIFRILLPTLDTVKQDHVKQAHAFAIGRFCEAIAESHIDESLPSEPADMKDEFAVEIGIAYEVLLTNWLLSREPKVCADILVALSHMFPLMAQDKIVEQLQKVIPTVVGLYRRSIDRISITQFLAAILKTSTSQSADLLNPVAYSLCVSLFDLICVNPNYEKPQTVKGHNEVLRCFDLLAQNYSHHILDMLLVQLQSNNERERIKALLVLTHLTHTKDALVSTKNREFCEILKQMISSEKSLRMKLVLLKTIIAFIQKSFTKEKIFIRFIVRHCCPYNKVLSEHGTVEEHTEFVQICNNSLFILSTTVGTIDDVLKRELLSYFMLQDYTSACGTLAKSLASLFTKDPQLHSEEEITDINTEDLSMKTSIPRAESVFVRCLALIAEGEDVKRTQNILLFLKSYASVVNKHLPMLWNEKIPELSSILQRNGKYQDFGEAVLQFVAATIKDVDDVNFPATLIDELKEQLPLYTVNANQIPEFKIPSLQAERGSILRLLGTCLCHMLEETVADAIIDLIVSTAKQEKLEKTLQEGESNVLTPAAKAFGIISRTYLTQVLKKLDVLIQEEGRKKQTSGFFSTLNFMKETQKESDIFKVKILVVESYGYIVTNCPPECFLEEVQQSIVSCLHVELQDAKDAYLKNRILDTLLSICQHILNNDVDHKFKLRNDLIQQILKIPIDGTDNLPFLPKILRLGTALIRIQPEEEADEREEIHFLEAICENFFTCAQKLKSKFESPEEDDRNSYLAKYLNESLPELNEFVRAILEQNPSPACLDDVVSILERWSRDRNCEVRICAGHVTNGVLEVYMKTMKMGCEAPSKFNQTGHMIGKTVPRCIDSNATVRQTSVDVLRKILEISHIYETLTLPDVDIQWVKDLIKIRSEIITDDPNEIYKLANEIAKIVADRLPSFQHMALSRSLLMSLSDPEKSSAIGASVVLKFFMQLKGSEMFHAITTLINECLEAISQCEVDGVKIGVLKAIVALAKHHPKLVCAEMLQQSLPYDTNVAQFWRTLCTDQELTGTVIDNFLTTLSTSCLYEPADQSKKDDRNKIATIQPFAIMCALKEILPCSEIQSDLKKRFPEIFGMLLTSLATYTGVLAPNTSSPASKTNSMSNKSASSKFGFIPNRDSIKMNPCEVVLLTFKEFLRNLGMEQVAVVFDVCPHLVSSEDLGNFIDIVPPIANALVNELGISSTAMRQLVTVISKYIPSPYDPQRIAAIALYSQLVPHKPSGEIVSVIILHLNSSLNDPNPLVRGCCLRGLGFVASLAAFDAEKYSEMTLTALMKGLDDTNSTALMNIPLESIQGLSRIMVAMPCKKIEMFQISLAIRIRPFFENSALELRNSAICLFGDVCQSKLKGIEGKAEGAVDEQMSIEPFREQLYYNFCPLLLHLCEAEPSVARSTKVTLKKMCALLKAPKINSMAQSHLLEHGQLNYDVFLEDFVKVIGEELTENMSDFIESCLPHFKSQWPEVRGNAAVLVGLLHQFNKTNQPNLEQITLKVCSLLKDENTGVKIKAATALGYLFSGQ; from the exons ATGGAGACAAGCAATGAGGGGAGAAATAGGATAAAAGGATACACCAGTTTAGTTG GTTCGATAAACAATCTTCTGGAGACGCTCGATAAGGATGAATCAGTGAGAAATTCCATTGAGAACTCCATCATACGAATAGCCGATCACAGTCCCAATGAAGTCTTGCAGTCTATTTATGATTTTCGCCAGAGACAGACGAAGCTCAGTGAAGTCAATGTATCCACAATTTTGAGGATTGTGGAGCATGTGACGTGCACGACGAAGGCTCAAGAGTGTCTCAATGAGGCGACAATTCAGAGGATTTCGGAGATGTGCATTGTGGATTTGGTAAAGATGCCAGATGTCTGTCCGATGGTGCAGAAGCCAGCACTGGAGAGTCTTGTGGCTCTGGGCAGGAAGAATTGTGACGTGGTGATGGAGAATTTGATGCGACAGATGCAGCATGGACAGGTGACGCATTTTATGGTGCTGCACAGCATGGGACAACTCGCCACAGCCAATCCCATGG GTATTGTAAACTTCCTCAAGCACATCTTTCGAATCTTGCTGCCCACTTTGGACACTGTGAAGCAAGATCATGTGAAGCAGGCTCATGCCTTTGCCATCGGAAGGTTCTGTGAGGCCATTGCAGAGAGTCATATTGATGAATCTCTGCCTTCAGAGCCGGCAGACATGAAAGATGAGTTTGCTGTAGAGATTGGAATAGCCTATGAGGTACTGTTGACCAATTGGTTGCTGTCGCGTGAACCTAAAGTGTGTGCTGATATCCTTGTGGCTCTGTCTCATATGTTCCCTCTGATGGCCCAGGATAAAATTGTCGAACAACTGCAGAAGGTTATTCCCACTGTTGTTGGTCTCTATCGCCGGTCAATTGATCGGATATCAATTACGCAATTTCTAGCGGCAATTCTCAAAACTAGCACAAGTCAGAGTGCTGATTTGCTGAATCCTGTTGCGTATTCACTCTGTGTGAGTCTCTTCGATCTGATCTGCGTCAATCCGAACTACGAAAAACCACAAACGGTTAAAGGGCACAATGAAGTGTTGAGGTGTTTTGATCTTCTGGCTCAAAATTACAGTCATCACATTCTCGATATGTTGCTCGTTCAGTTGCAGAGCAACAATGAGAGGGAGAGGATCAAGGCACTGTTGGTCCTCACTCATCTCACACATACCAAAGATGCCCTTGTTTCGACGAAAAACCGTGAGTTCTGTGAGATTCTCAAGCAGATGATTTCGTCTGAGAAGAGTTTGCGAATGAAATTGGTACTGCTTAAGACGATCATTGCCTTCATACAGAAATCTTTTACtaaagaaaaaatctttataagaTTTATTGTAAGGCACTGTTGTCCGTACAACAAGGTACTGTCGGAGCATGGGACCGTCGAAGAGCATACAGAGTTTGTTCAAATATGCAACAATTCGCTTTTTATCCTTTCGACAACTGTTGGAACCATTGATGACGTTCTTAAGAGGGAACTCCTCAGCTACTTCATGCTTCAGGACTATACATCAGCTTGCGGTACTCTAGCCAAATCTCTCGCCAGCCTCTTCACGAAGGATCCTCAATTGCATTCAGAAGAAGAGATAACTGATATCAATACTGAAGATCTCTCAATGAAGACATCCATTCCAAGGGCTGAAAGTGTCTTTGTAAGATGCTTGGCTTTGATTGCTGAAGGAGAAGATGTCAAACGGACGCAGAACATTCTGCTGTTTCTAAAATCCTACGCCAGCGTTGTCAACAAACATCTTCCAATGCTTTGGAATGAGAAAATCCCCGAACTGTCGTCTATTCTGCAGAGGAATGGAAAGTATCAGGATTTTGGAGAGGCGGTACTGCAGTTCGTTGCTGCAACTATCAAAGATGTCGATGACGTCAACTTCCCAGCGACTCTAATTGACGAATTGAAGGAGCAACTCCCGTTGTATACGGTCAACGCCAATCAAATACCAGAATTCAAAATTCCAAGCCTTCAAGCTGAAAGAGGAAGCATCCTCAGGTTGTTGGGTACTTGTCTCTGTCATATGCTCGAAGAAACCGTAGCGGACGCTATTATCGACTTGATTGTGAGTACAGCAAAGCAAGAGAAGCTGGAGAAGACCCTTCAAGAGGGCGAAAGCAACGTCCTAACACCAGCAGCTAAGGCCTTCGGCATCATTTCTCGAACCTACCTAACCCAGGTGCTGAAGAAACTCGATGTACTGATTCAAGAGGAAGGTCGAAAGAAACAGACGTCTGGATTCTTCTCTACGCTCAACTTCATGAAGGAGACGCAGAAGGAGAGTGATATCTTCAAAGTGAAGATCCTCGTTGTCGAGAGTTACGGATATATCGTGACTAATTGTCCGCCGGAATGTTTCCTAGAAGAGGTCCAGCAGTCCATTGTATCTTGTCTGCATGTCGAACTACAGGACGCTAAGGATGCGTATCTAAAAAATCGAATCCTCGATACTCTGCTTAGCATCTGTCAACACATCCTCAACAATGACGTCGACCACAAATTCAAGCTCAGAAATGACCTTATACAACAAATCTTGAAGATTCCCATTGATGGTACTGACAACCTACCATTCCTTCCGAAGATTCTGCGCCTCGGAACAGCTCTGATCCGTATTCAGCCAGAGGAAGAAGCCGATGAGCGAGAAGAGATTCATTTCCTAGAAGCGATCTGTGAGAACTTCTTCACTTGTGCTCAGAAGTTGAAGAGCAAGTTTGAGTCTCCGGAGGAAGATGATCGCAACAGCTATCTGGCGAAGTATCTCAATGAATCCTTGCCGGAATTGAATGAATTCGTAAGGGCGATCCTCGAACAGAACCCATCTCCAGCTTGTTTGGATGACGTCGTGTCGATCCTAGAACGTTGGTCCCGGGATCGGAATTGCGAAGTGAGGATCTGTGCTGGACATGTAACCAATGGTGTCCTGGAAGTTTACATGAAAACCATGAAGATGGGTTGCGAAGCTCCGTCAAAGTTCAATCAAACGGGTCATATGATCGGAAAGACCGTTCCACGGTGTATAGATTCCAATGCAACCGTTCGTCAGACTTCCGTGGATGTATTGAGAAAGATTCTCGAAATCTCTCACATCTACGAAACTCTAACTCTTCCCGATGTAGACATACAGTGGGTTAAGGACTTGATCAAGATTCGGTCGGAGATCATAACGGATGATCCCAACGAAATCTACAAGTTGGCAAATGAAATTGCGAAGATCGTAGCAGATCGTTTACCTAGTTTCCAGCACATGGCACTAAGCCGAAGTCTTCTAATGAGCCTTTCAGATCCCGAGAAGAGTTCTGCCATTGGAGCGTCTGTTGTCCTGAAATTCTTCATGCAACTCAAAGGATCAGAAATGTTCCATGCCATCACAACCCTGATCAATGAGTGTTTGGAA GCAATCTCTCAGTGTGAAGTCGATGGCGTGAAAATTGGGGTTTTGAAAGCGATCGTAGCTTTGGCCAAACATCACCCGAAGTTGGTATGCGCAGAAATGTTACAGCAATCGCTGCCCTATGACACAAATGTAGCTCAATTTTGGAGAACGCTCTGCACAGATCAAGAGCTAACTGGAACGGTTATTGATAATTTCCTCACGACGCTTTCAACTTCTTGTCTCTACGAACCCGCTGATCAAAGTAAGAaggacgataggaacaaaatAGCCACAATTCAGCCATTTGCCATCATGTGTGCCCTCAAGGAGATCCTTCCTTGTTCGGAAATACAAAGT GACTTGAAAAAGCGTTTCCCGGAAATATTCGGAATGCTCTTGACGTCACTAGCAACATATACAGGAGTGCTAGCTCCAAATACTTCCTCCCCAGCCAGTAAAACCAATTCCATGAGCAACAAATCAGCCAGTTCTAAATTCGGATTCATTCCCAATAGGGATTCAATCAAGATGAATCCGTGTGAAGTGGTCCTTCTGACATTTAAGGAATTCCTGAGGAATTTGGGAATGGAACAAGTGGCTGTGGTCTTCGATGTTTGTCCCCATTTGGTGTCCAGTGAAGATCTGGGCAATTTTATTGACATTGTCCCTCCCATTGCCAATGCTTTGGTGAATGAATTGGGCATTTCGTCGACGGCAATGCGTCAACTTGTCACGGTGATTAGTAAGTATATTCCCAGTCCGTATGATCCTCAGAGAATTGCAGCTATCGCGCTGTATTCCCAATTGGTGCCTCATAAACCGAGTGGGGAAATAGTCTCGGTGATTATTCTTCATCTCAATTCATCGCTCAATGATCCCAATCCACTCGTGAGGGGCTGTTGCCTCCGGGGATTGGGATTTGTGGCGTCATTGGCGGCATTTGATGCGGAAAAGTATTCGGAAATGACATTGACGGCTCTGATGAAGGGTTTGGATGATACGAACAGTACTGCTTTGATGAACATTCCATTGGAGAGTATTCAGGGGCTATCCCGGATAATGGTGGCGATGCCATGCAAAAAAATTGAGATGTTTCAGATATCTCTGGCCATCAGGATAAGGCCATTCTTTGAGAATAGTGCACTGGAGCTTAGAAATAGTGCAATTTGTCTCTTTGGCGATGTCTGTCAGTCAAAGCTCAAAGGGATTGAGGGAAAGGCTGAGGGAGCAGTGGATGAGCAAATGTCCATTGAACCTTTCAGGGAGCAACTCTACTACAATTTCTGTCCACTTTTGTTGCATCTCTGCGAGGCTGAACCTTCTGTTGCACGATCGACAAAAGTGACGCTGAAAAAGATGTGTGCACTCCTGAAAGCTCCCAAAATCAATTCAATGGCCCAGAGTCATTTACTAGAACATGGTCAGTTGAATTATGATGTTTTCCTGGAGGATTTTGTGAAGGTTATTGGGGAGGAATTGACAGAGAATATGTCGGATTTTATTGAATCCTGTCTGCCGCACTTTAAGAGTCAATGGCCAGAAGTTAGAGGGAATGCAGCAGTTCTTGTGGGACTCTTGCATCAATTTAATAAGACTAATCAGCCCAATCTCGAGCAAATCACTCTCAAAGTCTGCTCCCTGCTCAAAGATGAAAATACTGGGGTGAAAATCAAAGCTGCAACTGCACTGGGATACCTCTTTTCCGGACAATAG
- the LOC129806050 gene encoding uncharacterized protein LOC129806050 has protein sequence MCVTQISHMPSSSASTFGKSTTSISIRRRPFVFLSNLLRRRKVLEIDDMMFERGNREMNQRARSEPSVISYSCTQMNAATKAASPSISTLTLTPGRCRDIDQDMQALRLSRQDNPFVQKIIASRESLVDTLEDTVSDDAILMSQEFNPELESDPFTLPEVQEHMIRSPPPTTWPRSPHFSIFNFSQENVLTVSSQGSQSSEDEGPNSNTRSRLNEIFSPNRQIQVTTAEISPAPKNAMNKNKNCVLLKEHGGTALPRPHSAHHCEPDRSTIPRPLSHYEGPLSVRNFK, from the exons atgtgtgtgaCCCAAATTTCCCATATGCCATCGTCAAGTGCATCAACGTTTGGTAAGAGTACCACAAGTATCAGCATCAGGAGACGACCATTTGTATTCCTGTCCAATCTGCTGCGTCGCAGGAAGGTGCTGGAGATCGATGATATGATGTTTGAACGGGGAAATCGAGAAATGAACCAGAGAGCTCGTTCTGAACCATCAG tGATAAGCTACAGTTGCACGCAAATGAATGCGGCCACAAAAGCGGCTTCACCGTCAATATCCACCCTCACACTCACTCCTGGTCGATGTCGTGACATTGATCAGGACATGCAGGCTCTGAGGCTGTCACGGCAGGACAATCCTTTCGTGCAGAAAATCATTGCGAGTCGAGAGAGTTTGGTGGATACATTGGAGGATACTGTCTCCGATGATGCCATTCTCATGTCACAGGAGTTTAATCCTGAACTTGAGTCTGATCCCTTTACACTTCCTGAAGTTCAGGAGCACATGATAAGATCACCACCACCGACAACGTGGCCAAGATCACCACACTTCAGTATATTCAATTTCTCGCAGGAGAATGTCCTGACAGTGAGTTCTCAAGGCTCCCAGAGCAGTGAG GACGAAGGACCAAACTCCAACACAAGATCCCGACTGAATGAGATTTTCTCACCGAATCGACAGATTCAGGTGACAACGGCAGAAATTTCTCCTGCGCCAAAGAATGCAATgaataagaataaaaattgcGTTTTACTGAAGGAACACGGCGGAACAGCCCTTCCTCGTCCACATAGTGCTCATCATTG TGAACCAGATCGGTCAACAATTCCGCGTCCTCTTAGTCACTATGAAGGACCTCTTAGTGTgcgaaatttcaaataa